Within Halalkalibaculum roseum, the genomic segment TTATCAGCGTGGACCTCGGTGCCATACCGGAAAACCTTTTTGAGAGCGAACTGTTCGGCCATACACGCGGTGCTTTTACCGATGCTAAGGAATCAAGAGCCGGACGCTTTGAAGTTGCTTCAGGCGGAACACTCTTTCTGGACGAAATCGGGAATCTCCCTCTTCAGCTTCAGCCCAAACTGCTCTCAGCTATAGAAACAAGGAAAGTAACCCGGGTTGGCTCGAATAAACCGGTGGAGGTAGATATTCGACTGATCTGTGCCACAAATGAACCCATACAGGAAATGGTACACAATAATGAGTTCAGACAGGACCTGCTCTATCGTATCAATACCATTGAAATTCACCTGCCGGCGCTGCGTGACCGTACCGTTGACATCCCTTTGCTGGCCAATCACTTTCTGAAGCAGTATTCACGAAAGTATGATAAAGACATTCATAAAATATCCGACCCGGCACTGAACAAGTTACAATCCTACAAATGGCCCGGCAACGTCAGAGAACTTCAGCATGCCGTTGAACGCGCCGTGATTATGACCGACCATTCGGTGCTCCAGCCGGAAGATTTTCTACTGACTTCCCTGCACGGTGAAGACTCCACAATGGTATTCCATGATTATAACCTTGAGGAAGTAGAGAAAACCGTAATCCGCAAAGCCCTCGATAAACATGAGGGCAACATTTCCAAGTCGGCCGATGAACTGGGTCTTACACGCGCATCGCTCTATCGCCGAATGGAAAAATATGATCTATAATAGAAGGCGGATATAATAATCTGTGAGAATCTGCAGTACCTGTGGATTCAGTGTTCCAATAATTTAGATTTTATGATCAAAAATTTTCGATTCGGTGTTATTTGGCGAGTGCTCCTTTTGATGGGCACCCTGGGGCTTTGGCTGTATCTAATCTTCAGCACCGAATACTATGTCAGCATGACCCTCCTTTTTGTCGTCGTCATTCTGGAAGTGATTCAGCTAATCCGCTATGTTGAACGAACAAATGAAAAACTGACCCGTTTTCTAAATTCCATTCGCTATTCTGACTTTTCCAGGGCCTTTCCCGATCACGGTTTAGGATCCTCTTTTGAATCCCTGAACAAGGCATTTACCAGGGTCATCGAGGAGTTCAAAAAGGAGCGCGCCGAAAAACAGGAGCACTTTAGGTATCTGCAAACCGTAGTACAGCATGTAGGTATTGGACTTATATCCTTCAATCATCGTGGAGAAGTTGAGCT encodes:
- a CDS encoding sigma-54-dependent transcriptional regulator, with amino-acid sequence MTKEKSGRVLVVDDDTDVLQAAKLFLKQHVAKVDTEKNPSSIPNLLKNYDYDLVLLDMNFTEDVSSGKEGFHWLKTILEIDPSLAVVLITAYGDVEKAVKAVKLGATDFVLKPWQNEKLLATVHSALNLTESRREVETLKTRQKQLSADIDQHYQDIIGKSPAMNKVFETIEKVAKTDANILITGENGTGKELVARALHRRSNRSDEVFISVDLGAIPENLFESELFGHTRGAFTDAKESRAGRFEVASGGTLFLDEIGNLPLQLQPKLLSAIETRKVTRVGSNKPVEVDIRLICATNEPIQEMVHNNEFRQDLLYRINTIEIHLPALRDRTVDIPLLANHFLKQYSRKYDKDIHKISDPALNKLQSYKWPGNVRELQHAVERAVIMTDHSVLQPEDFLLTSLHGEDSTMVFHDYNLEEVEKTVIRKALDKHEGNISKSADELGLTRASLYRRMEKYDL